In Roseofilum capinflatum BLCC-M114, the following proteins share a genomic window:
- a CDS encoding hybrid sensor histidine kinase/response regulator, whose product MKFNLRFVLIVPFVLQIFAVVGLTGWLSLRNGQKAVENLVTQLQQETGDRIQQHLKSYLQTPYLVNQNIVDAIELGYLNIDNPRSMESYFLKQIRHFPHIGYIQAGNEEREFYGLERTNDGGLNIEISDALTHYKIYTYATDNQGRRTEKILRVSPSYDPRPRPWYTPAATQNHSAWSEIYSYVTHPRLALTIGTPIYDQENQFKGIIGTDLTLLGINQFLSQLKISQSGQAFILERSGLLVATSTDEKPFIAPTEQKEFKRLKATDSQQFLTQKTTHFLIENFGNLSQIPQNQHIEFKLEGVRHFLEVTNYKDQWGLDWLIVIVVPESDFMAQIYASRRNTILLCLGALAIAIVLGWYTSHWIAQPILKLAQSSEEMSEGNLEQQVSGGAIAELKTLARAFNRMASELRTSFSQLEQRVEERTLELSEAKEAADSANGAKSEFLANMSHELRTPLNGILGYAQIMHRATDLNQHRKGVDVIEQAGSHLLTLINDILDLAKIEARKMELFPKDLHLPSFLVGVAEIARVRAENKGITLQFLPDERLPTGIKADEKRLRQLLLNLLGNAIKFTDQGNVTFSVTNLQGTAGSQARIRFTIQDTGVGMSQEQIEKIFLPFEQVGSTSRRSEGTGLGLTICRQIAQMMESEIEVNSTLGMGTTFRFEVNFPISSEWVSSAAYLSKGHILGYRGEPKTILIVDDHTVNRIVISEVLTPLGFRILEASNGREGLEQVKQKQPDLVITDIVMPEMNGYDFARQVRESYSQELPIIAASASVSLADQSLAIAAGCKDFLEKPVDMEKLLIVLQKYLNLQWVYESIESVSVATEKEIVFPKNDELLKMYEMAKIGDILGIEQEAQRLKDIDPNYHGFCERILILAAEFEDKTIVELIDSVPS is encoded by the coding sequence ATGAAATTCAATCTACGTTTTGTTTTAATTGTTCCCTTTGTTCTACAGATTTTCGCGGTAGTGGGATTGACGGGATGGCTATCGTTACGCAATGGACAGAAAGCGGTTGAAAATTTAGTCACTCAGTTACAGCAAGAAACCGGCGATCGCATTCAACAACACCTCAAAAGTTATTTACAGACTCCTTATTTAGTCAATCAAAATATTGTGGATGCCATAGAATTAGGCTATCTAAATATAGACAATCCCCGCAGCATGGAATCCTATTTCCTAAAACAAATCCGTCATTTTCCCCATATAGGATATATCCAAGCAGGCAATGAAGAGAGAGAATTTTATGGACTAGAACGGACGAATGACGGAGGATTAAATATTGAAATATCCGATGCTTTAACCCATTATAAGATTTACACCTATGCAACCGATAACCAAGGCAGGCGCACCGAAAAAATATTGCGGGTGAGTCCAAGCTACGATCCCCGTCCTCGTCCTTGGTATACTCCTGCTGCCACTCAAAATCACTCAGCCTGGAGTGAGATTTATAGTTACGTTACCCATCCTCGTTTAGCCCTCACCATTGGAACACCAATTTATGACCAAGAGAATCAATTCAAGGGAATCATTGGTACAGATTTAACCTTATTAGGTATTAACCAATTTCTCAGTCAATTAAAAATTTCTCAGTCTGGACAAGCCTTTATTTTAGAACGGTCTGGATTGTTAGTCGCCACTTCCACTGATGAAAAACCCTTTATTGCTCCAACTGAACAGAAGGAGTTCAAGCGACTGAAAGCAACAGATAGTCAACAGTTTCTCACTCAAAAAACTACCCACTTCTTGATTGAAAATTTTGGTAATTTATCTCAAATCCCCCAAAACCAACACATCGAATTCAAACTTGAGGGGGTTAGACACTTTCTAGAAGTGACAAACTATAAAGATCAATGGGGATTAGATTGGTTAATTGTGATTGTTGTGCCAGAATCCGATTTTATGGCGCAAATTTATGCCAGTAGACGCAACACCATTTTACTCTGTCTTGGAGCATTGGCCATTGCCATAGTTTTGGGATGGTATACATCTCATTGGATTGCACAACCGATCTTAAAACTTGCACAATCCTCAGAAGAAATGTCAGAAGGAAATTTAGAGCAGCAAGTCTCTGGAGGAGCGATCGCCGAACTCAAGACCCTCGCCAGAGCATTTAACCGCATGGCAAGTGAACTAAGAACCTCCTTTTCTCAACTAGAACAGCGAGTAGAAGAACGTACCTTAGAACTTTCTGAGGCTAAAGAAGCAGCCGATAGTGCCAACGGAGCCAAAAGTGAATTTCTGGCCAATATGAGCCACGAACTTCGCACCCCCCTCAATGGTATCCTCGGTTATGCCCAGATTATGCATCGTGCGACAGACCTCAATCAACATCGTAAGGGCGTGGATGTGATTGAACAAGCCGGTTCCCATCTGTTAACCCTGATTAACGATATCCTTGACCTGGCTAAAATCGAAGCCCGAAAAATGGAACTGTTTCCCAAGGATTTACACTTACCATCCTTTTTGGTGGGAGTAGCAGAAATCGCCAGAGTAAGAGCCGAAAATAAAGGCATTACCCTCCAGTTTTTGCCCGACGAAAGATTACCGACCGGCATTAAAGCTGATGAAAAACGCCTGCGTCAACTATTACTAAATCTCTTAGGCAATGCGATTAAATTTACTGACCAAGGCAATGTAACCTTTTCTGTTACCAACCTACAAGGAACAGCAGGAAGTCAGGCCAGAATTCGCTTTACCATCCAGGATACAGGGGTGGGGATGAGTCAAGAACAAATCGAAAAAATATTTTTACCCTTTGAGCAAGTTGGCTCCACATCGCGGCGTTCAGAAGGAACAGGTTTAGGATTAACGATTTGTCGTCAAATTGCCCAAATGATGGAGAGTGAAATTGAGGTCAACAGTACATTAGGAATGGGAACCACATTCAGGTTTGAAGTCAATTTTCCCATTTCCTCAGAATGGGTTAGTTCTGCGGCTTATTTATCAAAAGGTCACATTCTCGGTTACCGTGGAGAACCAAAAACTATCCTGATTGTAGACGATCACACGGTCAATCGAATTGTGATTTCGGAAGTATTAACTCCATTAGGGTTTAGGATACTCGAAGCATCTAATGGACGGGAGGGATTAGAACAGGTCAAACAGAAGCAACCGGACTTGGTAATTACAGATATTGTCATGCCAGAAATGAACGGGTATGATTTCGCTCGTCAGGTTCGGGAGTCTTATTCCCAAGAGTTGCCGATCATCGCCGCTAGTGCCAGTGTATCACTGGCCGATCAAAGTTTGGCGATCGCGGCTGGCTGTAAGGATTTTCTGGAAAAACCTGTGGATATGGAAAAATTGTTAATTGTGTTACAGAAATATCTGAATCTGCAATGGGTTTACGAATCCATAGAATCTGTAAGCGTTGCTACAGAAAAAGAGATAGTTTTTCCCAAAAATGATGAATTGCTTAAGATGTATGAAATGGCAAAAATTGGAGATATTCTAGGAATTGAACAAGAAGCACAACGGTTAAAAGACATCGATCCTAACTATCACGGATTTTGCGAGCGCATCCTGATCTTAGCTGCTGAATTTGAAGATAAAACCATTGTCGAGCTTATTGATTCTGTGCCGAGTTAG